A region from the Dinoroseobacter shibae DFL 12 = DSM 16493 genome encodes:
- a CDS encoding sirohydrochlorin chelatase translates to MSAPATPKIGVMICGHGSRSQAAVDEFAILAEKLPVHLPSGWEMEYGYLEFANPVIRDGLDRLREKGCDRVLAVPGMLFAAMHSKNDIPTVLSTYAARHGMQISYGRELGVDPKMVAAAGDRAMQAVARANAELGEVALHETCLVVIGRGASDPDANGNVAKIARLVQEGLGFGWCEVGYSGVTFPLVEPCLRHVVKLGYKRVLVLPYFLFTGILIDRIYGFTDQVAADHPEIQFVKAGYLRDHPEVLRTFAERVIEQMSDTPPPNCGDCGYRAQVLSLDAGETRLITAEERTHPAFGAVPPSTCVMCKYRTAVLGFEGEVGAVQESHHHHVEGQGASAPGSNVADCTLCDTFCTGMCRLEAQARHDHHHHHHGHDHGHSHGHDHDHEHHHHHAPYPHAKHPHGPESARKTVRTAE, encoded by the coding sequence ATGAGCGCCCCCGCGACCCCCAAGATCGGCGTGATGATCTGCGGCCATGGCTCGCGCAGCCAGGCGGCGGTGGACGAGTTCGCGATTCTGGCCGAGAAGCTGCCGGTGCACCTGCCCTCGGGCTGGGAGATGGAATACGGCTATCTCGAATTCGCCAACCCGGTGATCCGCGACGGGCTCGACCGGTTGCGCGAGAAGGGCTGCGACCGGGTGCTCGCGGTCCCGGGGATGCTGTTCGCGGCGATGCACTCCAAGAACGACATCCCCACGGTCCTTTCGACCTACGCCGCCAGGCACGGGATGCAGATTTCCTACGGGCGGGAGCTGGGCGTGGACCCCAAGATGGTTGCCGCCGCCGGGGACCGGGCGATGCAGGCCGTGGCCCGCGCCAATGCCGAGCTGGGCGAGGTGGCGCTGCACGAGACCTGCCTCGTGGTGATCGGGCGCGGGGCGTCGGACCCGGACGCCAATGGCAATGTCGCCAAGATCGCGCGGCTGGTACAGGAGGGGCTGGGCTTCGGCTGGTGCGAGGTGGGCTATTCCGGCGTGACCTTCCCGCTGGTGGAGCCGTGCCTGCGCCATGTGGTGAAGCTGGGTTACAAGCGGGTGCTGGTGCTGCCCTATTTCCTGTTCACCGGCATCCTGATCGACCGGATCTACGGCTTCACCGACCAGGTCGCGGCGGATCACCCGGAGATCCAGTTCGTCAAGGCGGGCTACTTGCGCGACCACCCGGAGGTGTTGCGCACGTTCGCCGAGCGGGTGATCGAGCAGATGTCCGACACCCCGCCGCCCAATTGCGGCGATTGCGGCTACCGCGCCCAGGTGCTGTCGCTGGATGCGGGCGAGACCCGTCTGATCACGGCCGAGGAACGGACCCATCCGGCCTTCGGCGCGGTGCCTCCGTCCACCTGCGTGATGTGCAAGTACCGCACCGCCGTGCTGGGCTTCGAGGGCGAGGTCGGCGCCGTGCAGGAGAGCCACCATCACCACGTCGAAGGGCAGGGCGCCTCGGCCCCGGGTTCGAACGTGGCCGATTGCACGCTCTGCGACACGTTCTGCACCGGAATGTGCCGGTTGGAGGCGCAGGCGCGGCACGACCATCACCACCATCATCACGGGCACGATCACGGCCACTCCCACGGCCACGACCATGACCACGAGCATCACCATCATCACGCGCCCTACCCCCATGCCAAGCACCCGCACGGGCCCGAAAGCGCGCGCAAGACCGTCCGCACCGCAGAGTGA
- a CDS encoding precorrin-8X methylmutase has protein sequence MRPYERDPKAIYAQSFKTVRAEARLDRFPRGLDQVAVRLIHACGMVDVADRLAFSDGAFEAGRAALEAGAPVLCDCEMVGAGIIRRYLPAGNEVIVTLNRAEVPARAQAIGNTRSAAAVELWEPLLGGAVVAIGNAPTALFHLLELIDAGAPKPALILGFPVGFVGAAESKAELAANPRGCDFVALRGRRGGSAMASAAVNALAAGLPEVET, from the coding sequence ATGCGCCCCTATGAGCGCGATCCCAAGGCGATCTACGCGCAGTCCTTCAAGACCGTGCGGGCCGAGGCCCGGCTGGACAGGTTCCCCCGCGGGCTCGACCAGGTGGCGGTGCGGCTGATCCATGCCTGCGGGATGGTGGATGTGGCGGATCGGCTGGCCTTCTCCGACGGCGCGTTCGAGGCCGGGCGCGCCGCCTTGGAGGCGGGCGCGCCGGTGCTGTGCGATTGCGAGATGGTGGGGGCGGGGATCATCCGCCGCTATCTGCCTGCGGGCAACGAGGTGATCGTGACCCTGAACCGCGCCGAGGTGCCCGCGCGCGCGCAGGCGATCGGCAATACCCGCTCGGCCGCGGCGGTGGAGTTGTGGGAGCCGCTGCTGGGCGGTGCGGTGGTGGCCATCGGCAACGCGCCCACGGCGCTCTTTCACCTGCTGGAGCTGATCGACGCTGGCGCCCCGAAACCCGCGCTGATCCTGGGCTTCCCGGTGGGGTTTGTCGGCGCCGCCGAGAGCAAGGCGGAACTTGCGGCCAACCCGCGGGGCTGCGATTTCGTGGCCTTGCGCGGCCGGCGCGGCGGCTCGGCCATGGCGTCGGCGGCCGTGAACGCTTTGGCCGCCGGATTGCCGGAGGTGGAGACATGA
- a CDS encoding bifunctional cobalt-precorrin-7 (C(5))-methyltransferase/cobalt-precorrin-6B (C(15))-methyltransferase: MTAPWLHIVGIGEDGMAGLLPATRAVVEAAEVIVGGERHHQLSASVTAERIAWPHPFDALIDTLTGLAGRRVVVLATGDPLWFSVGARIGRAIPPGEITYHPQLSAFQLAAARMGWSLADVETLTVHGRPVEQMIAFIQPDQRLLILTTGAETPAQIAQFLTERGFGQSRMTVLAAMGGGDEARFDGVAETWDHVVPPFNTLAVECIAAPDCALLPRVPGLADDLFTHDGTMTKREVRAVTLAKLMPMRGALLWDVGTGCGSVAVEWMRGARYARAIGIEPRADRRAMAAANALALGVPKLQVIEGTAPGAFAGLEAPDAIFLGGGLSAEVFDAAWAALRPLGRLVANAVTIESEQVLVALHKTHGGELSKLSVQRADAVGPRLGWRPFMPVTQWSLIKR; the protein is encoded by the coding sequence ATGACCGCGCCGTGGTTGCATATCGTCGGCATCGGTGAGGACGGAATGGCCGGGCTTCTGCCGGCCACCCGGGCTGTGGTCGAGGCCGCCGAGGTCATCGTCGGCGGGGAGCGGCACCACCAGCTCTCCGCCAGCGTCACGGCCGAGCGGATCGCCTGGCCGCACCCGTTCGACGCGCTGATCGACACCCTGACCGGGCTCGCCGGGCGGCGGGTCGTCGTGCTGGCCACGGGCGATCCCCTTTGGTTTTCCGTCGGCGCGCGGATCGGGCGGGCGATCCCGCCGGGCGAGATCACCTATCATCCGCAGCTTTCGGCTTTCCAGCTGGCCGCGGCGCGCATGGGCTGGAGCCTGGCGGATGTGGAAACCCTCACCGTCCATGGCCGCCCCGTCGAGCAGATGATCGCCTTCATCCAGCCCGACCAGCGGCTCCTGATCCTGACCACCGGGGCCGAGACCCCGGCGCAGATCGCGCAGTTTTTGACCGAGCGCGGCTTCGGGCAGTCGCGCATGACCGTGCTCGCCGCCATGGGGGGGGGCGACGAGGCCCGGTTCGACGGTGTGGCCGAGACCTGGGACCACGTTGTGCCGCCGTTCAACACGCTGGCGGTCGAGTGCATCGCCGCCCCGGATTGCGCGCTGCTGCCCCGGGTGCCGGGGCTGGCGGATGACCTTTTCACCCATGACGGCACCATGACCAAGCGCGAGGTCCGCGCGGTCACGCTGGCCAAGCTGATGCCCATGCGCGGGGCGCTGTTGTGGGATGTGGGCACCGGCTGCGGCTCGGTCGCGGTGGAATGGATGCGCGGCGCGCGGTATGCCCGCGCCATCGGGATCGAGCCGCGCGCGGACCGCCGTGCCATGGCGGCGGCCAATGCGCTGGCCCTTGGCGTGCCGAAACTGCAGGTGATCGAGGGTACGGCGCCGGGCGCCTTTGCGGGTCTGGAAGCGCCCGATGCGATCTTTCTCGGCGGGGGCCTGAGCGCCGAGGTGTTCGATGCGGCCTGGGCCGCCCTCCGCCCGCTGGGGCGGCTGGTGGCCAATGCCGTGACCATCGAGAGCGAGCAGGTGCTGGTGGCGCTTCACAAGACCCATGGCGGGGAGCTGTCCAAGCTGTCGGTGCAGCGCGCGGATGCGGTGGGCCCGCGCCTCGGCTGGCGGCCCTTCATGCCGGTGACCCAGTGGAGCCTGATCAAGCGATGA
- the cobI gene encoding precorrin-2 C(20)-methyltransferase — protein sequence MSGTLYGVGLGPGDPELLTLKADRLIRGARVVAYPALVAGDSLARGIAAAAIPEDAREIRIEVPMTPARAPAQAAYDAAAAEIAAALAAGEDVVCLCEGDPFFYGSFMYLHARLADRFAVEVVPGVTSMTACAARAARPLVARNEMLTVIPGPLPEAALAEALRAADTAVIMKVGRHLAKIRRVLEAEGLAAQAVYLERATLPAERALPLAEAPDPAPYFSMVLVTKGADPWL from the coding sequence ATGAGCGGCACTCTCTATGGCGTGGGTCTCGGCCCCGGGGATCCGGAGTTGCTGACCCTGAAGGCGGACCGGCTGATCCGGGGCGCGCGGGTGGTGGCCTATCCGGCGCTGGTGGCGGGCGACAGCCTGGCGCGCGGCATCGCCGCCGCCGCCATCCCCGAGGACGCGCGCGAGATCCGCATCGAGGTGCCGATGACGCCCGCCCGCGCCCCGGCGCAGGCGGCCTATGACGCCGCCGCCGCCGAGATCGCCGCGGCGCTGGCGGCGGGGGAGGATGTGGTCTGCCTGTGCGAGGGGGATCCGTTCTTCTATGGCTCGTTCATGTATCTCCATGCCCGTCTCGCGGACCGTTTCGCGGTGGAGGTGGTGCCCGGTGTCACCTCCATGACCGCCTGCGCGGCGCGGGCGGCGCGGCCGCTGGTGGCCCGCAACGAGATGCTGACCGTGATCCCGGGGCCGCTGCCGGAGGCGGCACTTGCGGAGGCGCTGCGCGCGGCGGATACGGCGGTGATCATGAAGGTGGGTCGGCATCTGGCCAAGATCCGCCGAGTGCTGGAGGCCGAAGGTCTGGCGGCCCAGGCGGTGTATCTGGAGCGCGCGACGCTCCCGGCGGAGCGGGCGCTGCCGCTCGCCGAGGCGCCGGACCCCGCGCCCTATTTTTCGATGGTTCTCGTGACGAAAGGAGCCGACCCATGGCTGTAA
- the cobJ gene encoding precorrin-3B C(17)-methyltransferase, whose protein sequence is MAVTLVVVAISRAGEDTAHRIAAARGWAVHGRAGRVDRADAHFDNALTHVRDLFAAGVPVVGVCAAGILIRAVAPLLADKTAEPPVVAVAEDGSVVVPLLGGHRGANRIAADLSDLLGGVSAVTTAGDVALGVALDAPPSGYRLANPGDAKSVMAGLLSGGGARLTGEALFDLPAGEGAEIAVTEAPLAGGPDRLVYHPQRFALGAGCARDADPQVLRAQVFEMLAEAGVAPGAVASLNTLGLKADEPAMHALAAELGVPLRVFTAAELEAEAARLATPSEVVFAEVGCHGVAEGAALAAAGPDAVLVQPKRKTATTTCALARAPAPITALRGRARGRVSVVGIGPGQSAWRTPEASRLVAEAEELVGYGLYIDLLGPLAAGKARADFPLGGEEDRCRYALERAGEGRNVALVCSGDAGIYAMGALVFELLDRGPEAQGVSDAARRVEVICAPGVSALQAAAARAGAPLGHDFCAISLSDLLTPRADILRRLRAAAEGDFVIAFYNPVSKTRRTLLAEAREILLAHRPADTPVLLASSLGRPEEEIRYRRLDGLEVDEVDMLTVVLVGSSNSKLAQLGAGPRMYTPRGYARKIDGDLSDAG, encoded by the coding sequence ATGGCTGTAACCCTTGTGGTCGTGGCGATTTCGCGTGCGGGCGAGGACACGGCGCACCGGATCGCCGCCGCGCGCGGCTGGGCCGTGCATGGCCGGGCGGGCCGCGTCGACCGGGCGGATGCCCATTTCGACAATGCGCTGACCCATGTGCGCGACCTCTTTGCCGCCGGGGTGCCGGTGGTGGGGGTCTGCGCGGCCGGCATCCTGATCCGGGCGGTGGCCCCCCTGCTGGCCGACAAGACCGCCGAGCCCCCCGTTGTGGCCGTGGCCGAGGACGGGTCCGTGGTGGTGCCGCTTCTGGGCGGGCACCGGGGCGCGAACCGGATCGCGGCGGATCTGTCGGACCTTCTGGGCGGGGTGTCGGCGGTGACGACGGCGGGGGATGTGGCGCTCGGCGTGGCGCTGGATGCACCGCCGTCGGGCTACCGGCTGGCCAACCCGGGCGATGCGAAATCGGTGATGGCGGGGCTCTTGTCGGGGGGCGGCGCGCGTCTGACCGGAGAGGCGCTGTTCGACCTGCCCGCTGGCGAGGGGGCCGAGATCGCCGTGACCGAGGCGCCGCTGGCCGGTGGGCCGGACCGGCTGGTCTATCACCCGCAACGCTTTGCGCTCGGCGCCGGTTGCGCGCGGGATGCAGACCCGCAGGTGCTGCGGGCGCAGGTCTTCGAGATGCTGGCGGAGGCCGGGGTCGCTCCCGGTGCCGTGGCCTCGCTCAATACCCTGGGCCTGAAGGCCGACGAGCCTGCGATGCATGCGCTGGCCGCCGAACTGGGCGTTCCCTTGCGGGTCTTCACCGCGGCCGAACTGGAGGCGGAGGCCGCGCGGCTCGCCACCCCGTCCGAGGTGGTCTTTGCCGAGGTCGGTTGCCACGGGGTCGCGGAAGGCGCGGCGCTGGCGGCTGCGGGGCCGGACGCGGTGCTGGTCCAGCCCAAGCGCAAGACCGCGACGACCACCTGCGCGCTGGCCCGCGCCCCCGCGCCGATCACCGCGCTGCGCGGCCGGGCACGGGGACGGGTGTCGGTCGTGGGCATCGGGCCCGGCCAGTCGGCCTGGCGCACACCCGAGGCTAGCCGCCTGGTGGCGGAGGCGGAGGAGTTGGTGGGCTACGGCCTCTATATCGACCTGCTCGGCCCGCTGGCCGCGGGCAAGGCGCGCGCGGATTTCCCCCTGGGCGGGGAAGAGGACCGCTGCCGCTACGCGCTGGAACGGGCGGGGGAGGGGCGCAACGTGGCCCTCGTGTGTTCGGGCGATGCGGGGATCTATGCCATGGGCGCGCTGGTGTTCGAGCTCTTGGACCGGGGGCCGGAGGCGCAGGGCGTGTCGGATGCCGCGCGCCGGGTGGAGGTGATTTGCGCGCCCGGTGTGAGCGCGCTGCAGGCCGCGGCGGCGCGGGCGGGCGCACCGCTGGGCCATGATTTTTGCGCGATTTCCCTGTCGGACCTGCTGACGCCGCGGGCGGATATCCTGCGGCGGCTGCGGGCGGCGGCGGAGGGGGATTTCGTCATCGCCTTCTACAACCCGGTCTCGAAGACCCGCCGGACCCTCTTGGCCGAGGCGCGCGAGATCCTGCTGGCCCACCGGCCCGCGGACACGCCCGTCCTGCTGGCGAGTTCTCTGGGACGCCCGGAGGAGGAAATCCGCTATCGCCGGCTCGACGGTCTGGAGGTGGACGAGGTCGACATGCTCACCGTGGTGCTGGTGGGCTCGTCGAATTCGAAGCTCGCGCAACTGGGCGCGGGGCCGCGCATGTACACGCCGCGCGGCTATGCGCGCAAGATCGACGGGGACCTGTCCGATGCGGGGTGA
- the cobM gene encoding precorrin-4 C(11)-methyltransferase has product MTVYFIGAGPGDPELLTLKAQRVIGACPVCLYAGSLVPAEVVAGAPAGARVLDTAPMTLDDTHAEIVAAHGRGQDVARVHSGDPSLYGAIAEQIRRLRADGIPYEIIPGVPAYAAAAAALGQELTIPEVAQSIILTRVSMKSTSMPEHETLENFARTRATLAIHLGVRNLREIERVLTPHYGAGCPVVVAYRVGWPDQMFLRGTLADIHAKVRAEKITRTALILVGPALGEVTDFKDSALYDPEMPHVLRPRARKTGS; this is encoded by the coding sequence ATGACGGTCTATTTCATCGGCGCGGGGCCGGGCGATCCGGAGCTGCTGACCCTCAAGGCGCAGCGGGTGATCGGGGCCTGCCCCGTGTGCCTTTATGCCGGATCTCTGGTCCCGGCGGAGGTGGTGGCGGGCGCGCCCGCCGGGGCACGGGTGCTGGACACCGCCCCCATGACCCTCGACGACACCCACGCCGAGATTGTCGCGGCCCATGGGCGAGGGCAGGACGTGGCGCGGGTGCATTCGGGCGACCCGTCGCTCTACGGCGCCATCGCCGAGCAGATCCGGCGCCTGCGGGCGGACGGCATTCCTTACGAAATCATCCCCGGCGTGCCCGCTTATGCGGCAGCGGCGGCGGCCTTGGGACAGGAGCTGACCATCCCCGAGGTGGCGCAATCCATCATCCTGACCCGGGTGTCGATGAAATCCACCTCCATGCCCGAGCACGAGACGCTGGAGAATTTCGCCCGAACCCGCGCGACCCTGGCGATCCACCTGGGCGTGCGCAACCTGCGCGAGATCGAGCGCGTGCTGACCCCCCATTACGGGGCCGGATGTCCGGTGGTCGTGGCCTACCGCGTGGGCTGGCCGGACCAGATGTTCCTGCGCGGCACGCTGGCGGATATCCATGCCAAGGTGCGCGCCGAGAAGATCACGCGCACGGCCCTGATCCTGGTCGGCCCGGCCCTGGGCGAAGTCACCGATTTCAAGGACAGCGCGCTCTACGATCCCGAGATGCCCCATGTGCTGCGCCCCCGCGCGCGGAAGACGGGGTCCTAG
- a CDS encoding MalY/PatB family protein — MTFDTEIDRRNTDCIKWDKMESAFGVSPEDGLAMWIADMDFPPGPFLQEAMQGLLARADYGYFCGLESYEDAIIGWMRDRHGWTVEREWMFTTYGLGNGIAITLNALTAPGDEVIIFSPVYHEFAAKITKTGRVVKELPLAIVDGVYTMDFDAYAGMLSGRETMVIACSPHNPAGRVWTQEELTALADFCQRHDLLLISDEIHADLTFAGHTHIPMHVAAPQIADRLVMTTSASKTFNIAGGRTGCVTIPDPDLRARFHRFFNTLDMQPNLLGVALTRAAYSPAGAAWCDALCTYLEGNAAVFNDGVNAIPGLSAMPMQGTYLAWVDFAGTGMERPEFSERVYGTARIAATPGHTLGKGGESCLRFNVGMPRARVQEAVDRLADAFADLQ; from the coding sequence ATGACTTTCGACACCGAGATCGACCGGCGCAACACTGACTGCATCAAATGGGACAAAATGGAGAGCGCCTTCGGCGTCTCGCCCGAGGACGGGCTGGCCATGTGGATCGCGGACATGGATTTCCCGCCAGGCCCGTTTCTGCAGGAGGCCATGCAGGGCCTGCTCGCCCGCGCCGATTACGGCTATTTCTGCGGGCTGGAAAGCTATGAGGACGCGATCATCGGCTGGATGCGCGACCGCCATGGCTGGACCGTGGAGCGGGAGTGGATGTTCACCACCTACGGGCTCGGCAACGGCATCGCCATCACGCTGAACGCCCTGACCGCGCCGGGCGACGAGGTGATCATCTTCTCGCCCGTCTACCACGAGTTTGCCGCCAAGATCACCAAGACCGGCCGGGTGGTGAAGGAGTTGCCCCTGGCGATCGTGGACGGGGTCTACACCATGGATTTCGACGCCTATGCGGGGATGCTGTCGGGGCGCGAGACCATGGTCATCGCCTGCTCGCCCCACAACCCCGCGGGCCGTGTCTGGACACAAGAGGAGCTGACCGCGCTCGCCGATTTCTGCCAGCGTCACGACTTGCTGCTGATCTCCGACGAGATCCACGCGGACCTGACCTTCGCAGGCCACACCCATATCCCGATGCACGTCGCCGCGCCCCAGATCGCCGACCGGCTGGTGATGACCACCTCGGCCTCCAAGACCTTCAACATCGCGGGCGGGCGCACGGGCTGCGTCACCATTCCCGACCCCGACCTGCGCGCGCGGTTTCACCGGTTCTTCAACACGCTCGACATGCAGCCCAACCTGCTGGGCGTGGCCCTCACGCGAGCGGCCTACTCCCCGGCGGGCGCGGCCTGGTGCGACGCGCTCTGCACCTACCTGGAGGGCAACGCCGCGGTCTTCAATGACGGCGTGAACGCCATCCCCGGCCTCTCGGCCATGCCGATGCAAGGCACCTATCTGGCCTGGGTGGATTTCGCGGGCACCGGCATGGAACGGCCGGAATTTTCCGAGCGTGTCTATGGCACAGCCCGCATCGCGGCCACGCCCGGCCATACACTGGGCAAGGGCGGCGAGAGCTGCCTGCGGTTCAATGTCGGCATGCCGCGCGCACGGGTTCAGGAAGCCGTGGACCGGCTGGCCGACGCTTTCGCGGACCTGCAGTGA
- the def gene encoding peptide deformylase: MTIRPILIHPDPRLKKTVDPVAEITDEIRQLADDMLATMYDAPGIGLAGPQVAAMTRIITMDCAPKDGEPDPMVLINPEIVWSSEEMNTYEEGCLSIPEMYADVERPAEVEVRWTTLEGGDASARWGGLHATCVQHEIDHLNGKLFIDYLKPLKRQMITRKMVKLKRERARAEG, encoded by the coding sequence ATGACCATTCGACCGATCCTGATCCATCCCGACCCGCGCCTCAAGAAGACCGTCGACCCGGTCGCCGAGATCACCGACGAGATCCGGCAGCTGGCCGATGACATGCTGGCCACCATGTATGACGCGCCGGGCATCGGGCTGGCCGGGCCGCAGGTGGCCGCGATGACGCGGATCATCACCATGGATTGCGCCCCCAAGGATGGCGAGCCGGACCCGATGGTTCTGATCAATCCCGAGATCGTCTGGTCCTCGGAAGAGATGAACACCTACGAGGAAGGCTGTCTGTCGATCCCCGAGATGTACGCCGATGTGGAGCGTCCGGCGGAGGTCGAGGTCCGCTGGACCACGCTGGAGGGCGGGGACGCCAGTGCCAGGTGGGGCGGGCTCCATGCCACTTGCGTGCAGCATGAGATCGACCACCTGAACGGCAAGCTGTTCATCGATTATCTCAAGCCGCTGAAGCGGCAGATGATCACCCGCAAGATGGTGAAACTGAAGCGGGAGCGTGCCCGTGCCGAGGGCTGA
- the def gene encoding peptide deformylase, translating to MIRPFLSWPDARLRTPAAPVAEITDEIRTVWDDMIDTMEAMPGMGPGAGLAAPQIGVMQALAVVDASEERGRAIRMANPQVLHASAQLRSHEEASPNLPGVFAKIDRPRAVTVRFLDANGAVKEQDFVGLWATSVQHQIDHLAGRMYFDRLSKTKRDMLLRKARKLAR from the coding sequence ATGATCCGACCCTTCCTCTCCTGGCCCGATGCGCGGCTGCGGACCCCCGCCGCCCCGGTGGCCGAGATCACCGACGAGATCCGCACCGTCTGGGACGACATGATCGACACGATGGAGGCGATGCCGGGGATGGGGCCGGGCGCGGGGCTGGCCGCCCCGCAGATCGGCGTGATGCAGGCGCTGGCGGTGGTCGATGCCTCCGAGGAGCGGGGCCGGGCGATCCGGATGGCGAATCCGCAAGTGCTCCATGCCAGCGCACAGCTGCGCAGCCATGAGGAGGCGTCGCCGAACCTGCCTGGCGTCTTTGCGAAGATCGACCGGCCGCGGGCGGTGACGGTGCGGTTCCTGGATGCAAATGGCGCGGTTAAGGAGCAGGATTTCGTCGGGCTCTGGGCCACCAGCGTGCAGCACCAGATCGATCACCTGGCGGGGCGGATGTATTTCGACCGGCTGAGCAAGACGAAACGCGACATGCTGCTGCGCAAGGCAAGGAAGCTGGCAAGATGA
- the fmt gene encoding methionyl-tRNA formyltransferase, with product MRLVFMGTPAFSVPVLDALVAAGHEVAAVYCQPPRPAGRGKKPRPSPVQARAEVLGLAVRHPVSLKGAEAQADFAALGAEIAVVVAYGLILPQAVLDAPEHGCWNIHASLLPRWRGAAPIHRAILAGDAETGVCIMQMEAGLDTGPVLLREAVAIGAEETTGGLHDRLSALGARLIVEALARRAELVPEPQPEVGVTYAAKIDKAEARVDWSRPAVEVDRLIRGLSPVPGAWCEIAGERVKLLGSRLAEGSGAAGQVLEGFTLACGVGAVEITRAQRAGRKAADAAEILRGMTLPARLD from the coding sequence ATGAGATTGGTCTTCATGGGTACGCCCGCCTTTTCGGTACCGGTGCTCGATGCGCTGGTGGCGGCGGGGCACGAGGTGGCGGCGGTCTATTGCCAGCCGCCGCGCCCGGCGGGGCGGGGCAAGAAGCCGCGCCCGAGCCCGGTGCAGGCGCGGGCCGAGGTGCTGGGGCTTGCGGTGCGGCATCCGGTGTCCCTGAAAGGCGCCGAGGCACAGGCGGATTTCGCCGCGCTCGGGGCGGAGATCGCGGTGGTCGTGGCTTACGGTCTGATCCTGCCGCAAGCGGTGCTGGACGCGCCGGAGCATGGGTGCTGGAACATCCATGCGTCGCTCCTGCCGCGCTGGCGCGGGGCGGCGCCGATCCACCGGGCGATCCTGGCCGGGGATGCGGAGACCGGCGTGTGCATCATGCAGATGGAGGCGGGGCTCGATACCGGGCCGGTGCTGTTGCGCGAGGCGGTGGCGATCGGGGCGGAGGAGACCACGGGGGGCCTGCATGACCGGCTGTCGGCCCTGGGCGCGCGGCTGATCGTCGAGGCGCTGGCGCGGCGGGCGGAACTGGTGCCCGAGCCGCAGCCCGAGGTGGGCGTGACCTATGCCGCCAAGATCGACAAGGCAGAGGCGCGGGTGGACTGGTCGCGCCCGGCGGTCGAGGTGGACAGGCTGATCCGGGGGCTGTCGCCGGTGCCCGGGGCCTGGTGCGAGATAGCGGGCGAACGGGTGAAGCTGCTGGGATCGCGGCTGGCCGAGGGGTCGGGTGCTGCGGGACAGGTGCTGGAGGGGTTCACGCTGGCCTGCGGCGTGGGGGCGGTGGAGATCACGCGGGCGCAGCGGGCGGGCAGGAAGGCGGCCGATGCGGCGGAGATCCTGCGCGGCATGACCCTGCCCGCGCGGTTGGACTGA
- the rnhA gene encoding ribonuclease HI has product MPELFAYTDGACSGNPGPGGWGALLIARDGDTVVKERALKGGEAETTNNRMELLAAIHALEALERPARLTVVTDSAYVKGGVTGWIHGWKRNGWKTSTKKPVKNEDLWRRLDAAQARHEVQWEWVKGHAGHPENERADALAREGMAPFKPGKSKAGR; this is encoded by the coding sequence ATGCCTGAGCTTTTCGCCTACACGGACGGGGCCTGTTCGGGCAACCCGGGGCCCGGCGGCTGGGGGGCGCTGCTCATCGCCCGCGACGGCGATACGGTCGTCAAGGAGCGCGCGCTCAAGGGCGGCGAGGCCGAGACCACCAACAACCGGATGGAGCTTCTGGCCGCGATCCACGCGCTGGAAGCGCTGGAACGGCCCGCCAGGCTGACCGTCGTGACCGACAGCGCCTATGTGAAAGGCGGGGTCACGGGCTGGATCCACGGCTGGAAGCGCAATGGCTGGAAAACCTCGACCAAGAAGCCGGTGAAGAACGAGGACCTCTGGCGCAGGCTCGATGCCGCCCAGGCCCGGCACGAGGTGCAGTGGGAATGGGTCAAGGGCCATGCAGGCCACCCGGAAAACGAACGCGCGGACGCGCTGGCCCGGGAAGGCATGGCGCCCTTCAAGCCCGGCAAATCCAAAGCGGGCCGCTGA
- a CDS encoding class I SAM-dependent DNA methyltransferase — protein MSDPQTLAVYAREAERYRARFADKGADGHLQAFLDALPAGADVLDLGCGPGRAAALMQAAGHRVVAMDATPEFVAQARALGVDARLARFDDLDAAAAFDGIWANFSLLHAPRAEMPGHLAAIARALRPSGLFHLGLKLGTGEERDALGRFYTYYTDAELQQLLTDAGLTVSHTDFGTGEGLSGRTDPFIIVTSRRVPDA, from the coding sequence GTGAGCGATCCGCAAACCCTCGCCGTCTACGCGCGGGAGGCGGAGCGCTACCGCGCCCGCTTCGCCGACAAGGGCGCGGATGGGCATCTGCAGGCCTTCCTCGACGCCCTGCCTGCCGGGGCGGATGTGCTCGATCTGGGCTGCGGGCCGGGGCGCGCGGCCGCCCTGATGCAGGCGGCCGGGCACCGGGTGGTGGCGATGGACGCCACGCCCGAATTCGTGGCCCAGGCCCGCGCGCTCGGGGTCGACGCGCGGCTCGCGCGGTTCGACGACCTCGACGCCGCGGCCGCCTTCGACGGGATCTGGGCCAATTTCAGCCTGCTCCACGCGCCCCGCGCCGAGATGCCCGGCCATCTGGCGGCCATCGCCCGGGCCCTGCGCCCCAGCGGGCTGTTTCACCTGGGCCTGAAGCTCGGCACCGGGGAAGAGCGCGACGCGCTGGGGCGGTTCTACACCTACTATACCGACGCGGAGCTGCAGCAGCTCCTGACCGACGCCGGCCTGACGGTGTCGCATACGGATTTCGGCACCGGCGAGGGGCTGTCCGGCCGCACCGATCCCTTCATCATCGTCACCTCCCGGAGGGTCCCCGATGCCTGA